A genomic stretch from Telmatocola sphagniphila includes:
- the drmA gene encoding DISARM system helicase DrmA: MSTAPLKPTVSPLQLRDELETMVLKELLGPGSFDEELIESPGTRYFVGVLAPRKRAKAEEVLAKAAAAPAGDDEEGDTDLEMLDGDELALGGKDSSQDGTTDLAPAQDKALIPSSFGMTFSLNIEAKELELTATWGQYVKQFSEYLVSEKTGNPRKVWKRFPRGGRHCLKLKEGPISPIPLDKNCPEVVVQGLIRKRKDHWCVTVFLVNEQQEPEKLKDTAWIFQPELMAEGIDGAAVIHKRHTILELTGTDPRVKAENDQLAMLYRRHIEFAVGHGIGVHVDISPDPNYAFSVRTKVIPSYEIPKTTPPRPEDAEINPSFAKLQGMVLDMKVLAEASPKQYGSKLKPLVEAYQDWIDREEKRINDPIEGLASFKNPAQQAIAKCRTTLKRIEEGLDLLDKDEKAAQAFSFMNRAMWLQRTHSLFAERVRRGDDKPDMGAIDISENRSWYPFQLAFVLLNLPGITKFDHPDRSESPEAVADLLWFPTGGGKTEAYLGLTAYTLGLRRLQGIVEGRSGENGITVLMRYTLRLLTLQQFQRATTLICACEDIRREAASNGDHRWGETPFRIGLWVGGGTTPNWTNDSDEAIKLARSPRRSSSIGGTGSPNQLTNCPWCGTKIDPGKHIIVEKYSTGTCRTLIYCGASEDKCIFNRKLAAGEGLPVIVVDEEIYRRLPSLLITTVDKFAQMPWNGSVQMLFGQVDGYCERHGFRSPGLADWSEELEVNAVHRGKGQEKSAKVLPHTRLRPPDLIIQDELHLISGPLGTLVGLYETAIDRLCTWEVKGKKIRPKVVASTATIRNAKDQLHALFLRRLETFPPNGLDIRDNFFSLQRPSNEKTPGRKYIGVCAPGRRLKAALIRVYVAFLSAGQVLFEKYGLDADPWMTLVGYFNSLRELGGMKRLVDDDVRTRLRRMADRGLAKRILHTPDAVKELTSRLGSGAIPEILDLLESRFDPAQFDQFKQGKAGGEFVSRPIDVLMATNMISVGVDVPRLGLMVTAGQPKTTAEYIQATSRVGRKHPGLVCTVYNWARPRDLSHYETFEHYHSTFYKHVEALSVTPFSAGATSRGLAALLISLVRQPGFEFNSNDKAMQMATQRNHQYVTDAIEAITSRAELIAGVPAADEVRQQLKRKMDLWQKRAQRTAQGNQLGYETKKDGVTIGLLRKPSIEPWDEFTCLNSLRDVEPTANLILDDFGMDDEPDDGETP; encoded by the coding sequence ATGAGTACAGCGCCACTGAAACCCACCGTCTCGCCCCTCCAACTTCGGGATGAACTCGAAACGATGGTCCTAAAGGAACTGCTTGGCCCCGGTAGCTTTGACGAGGAACTTATCGAGTCTCCCGGAACTCGGTATTTCGTGGGCGTCCTGGCTCCCCGTAAGCGTGCCAAGGCAGAGGAGGTACTCGCCAAGGCGGCCGCTGCTCCTGCCGGAGACGATGAAGAAGGAGACACGGACCTTGAGATGCTCGATGGTGATGAACTCGCTCTCGGCGGCAAAGATTCTTCGCAAGACGGCACGACGGATCTGGCTCCGGCTCAGGACAAAGCTCTGATCCCGTCGTCGTTCGGCATGACCTTTTCTCTAAACATTGAGGCCAAAGAACTGGAACTGACGGCGACCTGGGGCCAGTACGTCAAACAGTTCAGCGAATATCTCGTTAGCGAGAAGACCGGCAATCCTCGGAAAGTGTGGAAGCGATTTCCTCGTGGGGGCAGGCACTGCCTGAAACTGAAGGAAGGGCCCATCTCACCAATCCCGCTCGATAAAAATTGTCCCGAGGTAGTTGTCCAGGGCCTTATCCGCAAACGCAAAGATCACTGGTGTGTCACGGTATTCCTGGTCAATGAGCAGCAGGAGCCTGAGAAGCTGAAGGACACTGCCTGGATATTTCAACCGGAACTGATGGCTGAGGGAATAGATGGCGCGGCAGTCATCCACAAACGGCACACTATCCTGGAACTCACTGGCACGGACCCGAGAGTGAAGGCCGAGAACGATCAGCTGGCGATGCTCTATCGTCGGCACATCGAGTTCGCCGTGGGGCATGGCATTGGCGTACATGTCGATATCTCACCTGATCCGAATTACGCTTTCAGTGTCCGCACTAAGGTGATACCAAGTTACGAGATCCCCAAGACGACCCCACCCCGACCCGAAGACGCCGAGATCAACCCGTCCTTCGCCAAGTTGCAGGGCATGGTCCTTGATATGAAGGTGTTGGCCGAGGCCAGCCCGAAGCAATATGGGTCGAAGCTGAAACCGCTGGTCGAAGCCTATCAAGATTGGATCGACCGAGAAGAAAAACGGATTAATGATCCCATCGAAGGACTGGCGAGCTTCAAGAATCCCGCCCAGCAAGCCATTGCCAAATGCCGCACGACGCTCAAGCGAATCGAAGAAGGGCTGGACTTGCTCGACAAGGACGAGAAAGCTGCTCAGGCGTTCTCCTTCATGAACCGAGCCATGTGGCTCCAGCGAACCCACTCCCTCTTTGCAGAGCGTGTACGCCGCGGCGACGATAAGCCCGACATGGGGGCCATCGACATTTCCGAGAACCGCAGTTGGTATCCGTTCCAGCTTGCGTTTGTACTGCTAAATTTACCGGGGATCACAAAGTTCGATCACCCCGACCGCAGCGAATCCCCAGAAGCTGTGGCGGATCTGCTCTGGTTTCCAACCGGTGGCGGTAAAACTGAAGCTTACCTGGGCCTGACCGCCTACACGCTGGGACTGCGACGGCTGCAAGGGATAGTCGAAGGTCGTTCCGGAGAAAACGGCATCACGGTGTTGATGCGGTACACTTTAAGACTTCTAACTCTCCAGCAATTTCAACGAGCCACTACTTTAATCTGTGCGTGTGAGGATATTCGACGCGAAGCTGCTAGTAATGGTGATCACCGCTGGGGAGAGACTCCATTCCGAATCGGTTTATGGGTCGGAGGTGGAACCACACCTAACTGGACCAATGACAGCGATGAAGCTATTAAACTCGCTCGCAGTCCAAGACGTTCCAGCTCTATCGGGGGTACGGGATCTCCGAATCAACTGACCAATTGCCCCTGGTGCGGTACGAAGATTGATCCCGGTAAACACATCATCGTGGAGAAGTACTCCACCGGTACTTGCCGCACGTTGATTTATTGTGGAGCGTCGGAAGATAAATGCATTTTCAATAGGAAGTTAGCCGCAGGTGAAGGCCTGCCAGTAATAGTCGTGGACGAGGAAATCTATCGTCGCCTGCCATCGCTATTGATTACTACCGTGGACAAGTTCGCACAGATGCCGTGGAACGGCTCTGTCCAGATGCTCTTCGGTCAAGTGGACGGATATTGTGAACGACACGGCTTCCGGTCGCCGGGATTGGCTGATTGGTCTGAAGAATTGGAAGTTAACGCAGTCCACCGGGGAAAGGGACAAGAGAAGTCAGCCAAGGTTCTACCTCATACTCGCTTGCGACCACCAGACCTAATCATCCAGGACGAGTTACATCTCATTAGTGGTCCTCTCGGTACTTTAGTCGGGCTCTATGAGACGGCCATCGATCGACTCTGCACTTGGGAAGTGAAGGGTAAGAAAATCCGTCCAAAGGTTGTGGCATCGACGGCAACGATCCGTAATGCGAAGGACCAATTGCACGCTCTGTTTCTTCGCCGGCTGGAGACATTCCCACCGAACGGATTAGACATCAGAGACAATTTCTTCTCCCTACAGCGGCCCTCAAACGAGAAGACACCCGGGCGCAAGTATATAGGCGTGTGTGCCCCTGGACGCCGTTTGAAGGCAGCACTCATTCGGGTATATGTTGCGTTCCTATCTGCAGGTCAGGTGTTGTTCGAAAAGTATGGCCTGGATGCCGACCCCTGGATGACTCTCGTGGGATACTTTAACAGCCTACGAGAACTCGGTGGCATGAAGCGCCTAGTCGATGACGACGTCCGCACTCGACTTCGGAGAATGGCGGATCGCGGATTAGCGAAGCGAATTCTTCATACTCCTGATGCCGTAAAAGAACTTACTTCCCGATTGGGTTCCGGAGCGATCCCCGAAATTCTCGATCTTCTGGAGAGTCGCTTCGACCCGGCACAATTCGATCAGTTTAAGCAAGGCAAGGCAGGAGGCGAATTCGTCTCCCGTCCAATTGACGTATTGATGGCAACGAACATGATCTCGGTTGGGGTGGACGTGCCTAGGCTGGGATTGATGGTTACTGCCGGTCAGCCGAAAACAACAGCAGAATATATTCAGGCTACCAGCCGTGTTGGGCGTAAGCATCCTGGTCTAGTCTGCACAGTCTACAACTGGGCAAGACCAAGGGACTTATCCCACTACGAAACATTCGAACATTATCACTCCACTTTTTACAAACATGTAGAAGCCCTATCAGTTACTCCATTCTCGGCTGGAGCAACTTCTCGCGGACTGGCCGCGTTGCTGATTTCATTAGTCCGTCAGCCAGGCTTCGAGTTTAACTCAAACGACAAGGCCATGCAGATGGCAACCCAAAGAAACCATCAATATGTCACGGACGCGATAGAAGCGATCACCAGTCGAGCTGAATTGATTGCCGGTGTCCCAGCCGCTGATGAAGTCCGGCAGCAACTCAAACGAAAGATGGACCTTTGGCAGAAACGTGCACAACGTACGGCCCAAGGCAATCAGCTGGGATATGAGACGAAAAAAGATGGTGTGACGATTGGCTTGCTGCGTAAGCCCAGTATTGAACCATGGGACGAATTTACTTGCTTAAACTCCCTCCGGGATGTTGAACCGACTGCCAATTTGATTCTTGATGATTTTGGCATGGATGACGAGCCCGATGACGGAGAAACGCCATGA
- a CDS encoding ATP-binding protein — protein MNASDILAAVNAGEDKDWEFKSARGGMPGSLWETYSAMANTDGGVIVLGIRENDGDFEVQGLDDPVKIEKDFWTTIHNRGKVNANLLANSNVRIVPVDGKLVLFVEVPRASRRQRPIFVGQNPLEGTYRRYSDGDYLCSRDEVGRMLADQSEQSADSRILLKFTPHDLDDESLRQYRNRFSARNPNHAWLTEDTTGFLRKLGGWNVNRETGEEGLTVAGLLMFGNEDALNDPSIGLKFHLDYRERVSNSIADRWVDRLTIDGTWMPNLFQFFQRVYPKLIIGLKLPFAYQTLNSPSLFTDPLRSGMSPTHEAIQEALVNALIHADYRGLGGVVIDRYPDRLELSNPGTLLVSLEQLRHSVTECRNPLLQRMFQMMGACDKAGSGIDKIRQGWASQKWRWPIIEEQLKPDRVRLTLPMVSLLPEDSLARLRLVLGDNMGGLDGHEVQALVTADVEGSVSNHRLQQFSSEHTTDITRMLQDLVAKGFLIKDNYGRWASYRLAEQFMNSRHGESTPDTDSGHGEATPDTNSGHGEITENQQQLLKIAEPARKKRQLNPEIMRAIIRELCDGRYLTVKQLAELLSRESNGLQRWTLRPMAQDGQLVMQYPDNPNHPKQSYRTNPAWSAE, from the coding sequence ATGAATGCCAGCGATATCCTGGCGGCAGTAAACGCCGGGGAAGACAAAGATTGGGAATTTAAGTCGGCCAGGGGCGGCATGCCGGGGAGTCTTTGGGAAACCTACAGTGCGATGGCGAACACCGATGGCGGCGTCATCGTCCTGGGTATCCGGGAGAACGACGGCGACTTCGAGGTTCAAGGACTGGACGATCCCGTCAAGATCGAGAAAGACTTCTGGACCACAATCCACAACCGGGGCAAGGTCAACGCCAACCTACTTGCCAACAGCAATGTGCGAATCGTGCCTGTTGATGGCAAACTGGTCCTTTTCGTAGAAGTCCCTCGCGCCTCAAGACGGCAGCGCCCGATCTTCGTGGGCCAGAATCCACTCGAAGGAACCTATCGGCGATACAGCGACGGCGACTACTTGTGCAGCCGGGATGAAGTGGGTCGGATGCTGGCGGATCAATCCGAGCAATCCGCAGACAGCCGTATCTTGTTGAAGTTCACGCCGCACGATCTTGACGACGAATCTCTGAGGCAGTACCGCAATCGCTTTTCAGCCCGCAACCCGAATCATGCATGGCTGACAGAGGACACGACAGGCTTCCTTCGTAAACTCGGCGGTTGGAATGTCAACCGGGAGACAGGCGAAGAGGGATTGACTGTGGCCGGACTCTTGATGTTCGGCAACGAGGATGCATTAAACGATCCATCGATTGGACTAAAATTCCATCTTGATTATCGAGAGCGAGTCAGCAACTCGATAGCGGATCGCTGGGTGGATCGGCTAACCATTGACGGAACTTGGATGCCGAACCTGTTCCAGTTCTTCCAGCGGGTTTACCCGAAGTTGATAATCGGGCTGAAGCTGCCCTTCGCTTATCAAACACTCAACTCGCCATCCCTCTTCACTGATCCGCTGCGTAGTGGCATGTCTCCTACCCATGAGGCGATTCAGGAAGCACTTGTCAACGCACTCATCCACGCCGATTACCGAGGTCTAGGCGGGGTAGTTATCGACCGCTATCCCGACAGGCTGGAGCTATCGAATCCTGGCACTCTTTTGGTGTCGTTAGAGCAGTTGCGGCACTCGGTAACCGAGTGTCGGAATCCTTTGCTTCAACGGATGTTTCAAATGATGGGGGCGTGCGATAAGGCGGGGTCTGGCATCGATAAAATCCGCCAGGGTTGGGCCTCGCAAAAGTGGCGATGGCCTATTATTGAAGAGCAACTTAAACCCGATCGGGTGAGGCTGACTCTGCCGATGGTTAGTCTGTTACCGGAAGACTCTTTGGCCCGGTTACGCCTAGTTCTGGGTGATAACATGGGTGGACTGGACGGACATGAGGTCCAGGCATTGGTGACCGCGGACGTGGAAGGTAGTGTCTCCAACCATCGTTTACAGCAGTTCTCCAGCGAACACACAACCGACATCACTCGAATGCTGCAAGACTTGGTGGCTAAAGGATTTCTGATCAAAGATAATTACGGTCGTTGGGCTTCATACCGGCTGGCGGAGCAGTTTATGAACTCCAGACATGGGGAGTCTACTCCAGATACGGACTCCGGACATGGCGAAGCAACTCCGGATACGAACTCCGGACATGGGGAGATTACCGAGAATCAACAACAGTTATTGAAGATCGCCGAACCCGCCCGAAAAAAGCGACAACTGAACCCTGAAATCATGCGAGCGATTATTAGAGAATTGTGCGATGGACGTTATCTGACAGTCAAACAACTTGCAGAATTATTGAGTCGAGAGTCGAATGGCCTCCAGAGATGGACACTACGTCCAATGGCTCAAGATGGGCAGCTAGTGATGCAGTATCCAGATAACCCCAACCATCCGAAACAATCGTATCGAACCAATCCAGCGTGGAGTGCGGAATGA
- the drmB gene encoding DUF1998 domain-containing protein: MNNNDSKRCKVGELRPSQALTTFGIGSIIDLPNLSVMVMGLEDWSYKDTVEIGEQRLLASVKEMLGHQVKSLRSAPVVPDTYQVNQFDSATLVGIPVAPFPRWMVCPYCRRLAPLGSGLFKLETPYRTDQIRYIHANCTKPGKSPTIVPARFIVACKNGHFDDFPWRDFVHRGPNNCKGGLKLLENSATGEAASIFVQCEGANCGATRPMSDAFKMDLMAMPVCKARRPHLRDHDDAGCKTPNGQDMRMEPMLQGASNSWFGLTLSALAIPQASGKLKQLVEDNWTTLGKVQSEQNIELLMSISQLRDLSEYTAAEIWQAVQAKKTEVPEEDVEPTDIKTPEWEVFINPDSSEKGRDFQIRIAAPPKRYAKYFEKIVLAERLREVRALVGFTRIESPSDYDNPTAFPENQRVPLSRTQPTWVPASEIRGEGLFFQFKEDVIQKWVKKAKSLDAVFMEAHQRWRSARKLEPPQEFYPGIRYVLLHSFAHALIRQLAVECGYTTASLRERIYSTNSKKPEVEMAGVLIYTAAPDSEGTLGGLVSLGKPETLERHLDQALDNMRLCASDPLCAEHHPYRDGNTLHAASCHACLFAPETSCERGNKYLDRAVLVSTVERSDLAFFE; encoded by the coding sequence ATGAACAATAATGATTCTAAACGCTGCAAAGTAGGCGAACTTCGTCCTAGTCAAGCACTTACTACCTTCGGTATCGGCTCGATTATTGACCTGCCAAATTTGTCTGTAATGGTAATGGGTCTGGAAGATTGGTCGTATAAGGACACCGTGGAGATTGGCGAACAACGGCTTCTGGCTTCGGTAAAAGAAATGCTGGGGCATCAAGTCAAGTCCCTTAGGTCGGCTCCGGTCGTCCCTGATACCTATCAAGTGAATCAGTTTGATTCCGCGACGCTCGTGGGTATTCCCGTTGCTCCTTTTCCTCGTTGGATGGTATGCCCATATTGCAGACGACTTGCTCCTCTGGGGAGTGGTCTGTTCAAGTTAGAGACACCCTACCGTACCGATCAGATTCGCTACATACATGCGAACTGTACAAAGCCCGGCAAGTCGCCTACTATCGTGCCCGCCCGCTTTATCGTGGCTTGTAAGAATGGTCATTTCGATGATTTTCCCTGGCGGGATTTCGTCCATCGTGGACCCAACAATTGTAAGGGTGGTCTGAAGCTCCTCGAAAACTCAGCCACTGGAGAAGCCGCAAGTATCTTCGTACAGTGCGAAGGTGCAAATTGCGGAGCTACTCGCCCGATGTCCGATGCTTTTAAAATGGATCTGATGGCGATGCCAGTCTGCAAGGCACGTCGTCCTCATCTCAGAGATCACGATGATGCCGGATGTAAGACACCCAATGGTCAAGACATGCGAATGGAGCCAATGCTCCAAGGTGCATCGAACTCCTGGTTCGGGCTCACACTTTCGGCGTTGGCGATTCCCCAAGCGTCCGGAAAACTGAAACAACTCGTTGAAGATAACTGGACGACTTTGGGGAAAGTACAGAGTGAACAAAACATTGAACTCTTGATGTCTATCTCGCAGTTACGTGACCTTTCCGAGTATACTGCCGCTGAAATCTGGCAGGCAGTCCAAGCCAAAAAAACCGAAGTTCCGGAAGAAGATGTTGAACCGACCGATATCAAGACGCCCGAATGGGAAGTCTTTATCAACCCCGACTCCTCGGAAAAAGGTCGGGACTTTCAGATTCGGATCGCCGCTCCTCCAAAAAGATACGCCAAGTACTTTGAGAAAATCGTCTTGGCCGAGCGATTGCGAGAAGTGAGAGCATTAGTCGGGTTTACTCGAATCGAATCGCCCAGCGATTATGACAACCCTACAGCTTTTCCTGAGAATCAACGGGTTCCGCTTTCTCGCACGCAACCAACCTGGGTACCTGCATCAGAGATTCGGGGCGAAGGTCTGTTTTTTCAATTCAAGGAAGACGTAATCCAAAAGTGGGTCAAGAAAGCTAAGAGCTTGGACGCCGTATTTATGGAAGCTCACCAACGGTGGCGTAGCGCACGTAAGTTGGAACCGCCACAAGAATTTTACCCCGGGATTCGCTACGTTTTGCTGCACTCATTTGCACACGCATTAATTCGTCAATTGGCAGTTGAATGCGGTTATACAACGGCTTCCCTTAGAGAGCGGATTTATTCAACGAATTCCAAAAAGCCCGAAGTTGAGATGGCAGGAGTTTTGATTTACACAGCTGCACCGGACAGTGAAGGCACACTTGGTGGTCTGGTGTCTCTCGGCAAACCGGAAACGTTAGAACGGCATCTAGATCAGGCTCTGGACAATATGCGGCTGTGTGCCAGCGATCCGCTCTGTGCCGAGCATCATCCGTATCGGGATGGCAACACGCTGCATGCCGCCTCGTGCCATGCCTGCTTATTCGCTCCAGAAACGTCCTGCGAGCGCGGCAACAAATATCTGGACCGAGCAGTACTTGTTTCCACTGTCGAACGCAGCGACTTGGCATTCTTCGAGTAA